The following are encoded together in the Pungitius pungitius chromosome 7, fPunPun2.1, whole genome shotgun sequence genome:
- the tubgcp5 gene encoding gamma-tubulin complex component 5 encodes MAHWTAFEKETERETKRLIRCIGGVEDEEDQNFQLAQKFAWTNFRFHRFLDVDSHKVQRSLSGIYEKLMVHSDVSKAESWKRLTEEFLNSPLPNTEGIKSDAHYSALSLLLFLSDSPLNTDFTERPRVKEAEEDSFDWAKYLMEGEDVDIGPYPDTPEWSEEESEDDDSQQPISREDSGIQCDRTPQEDQDNNNNNNKAVPVTWTVGEPAARVWLEQHVVTPYWVPHAPRFPHSLHLHSNLLNVWDQHLYNTDPLYLPEEKAFVTETQVIRETLWLLSGVKKHFIFQHHDGKVSVRSNVVVTHLTSNCLRSVLEHIAVFGQAVFRLQRFIDEVTGHGSEPSPPGPASKKGAEPPFRTYQAFVWALNKYFTGFKEELTTIEREVICNDETVTLSAVLDRLSPHLAQIKVLHKVFCTGVAEVPPETPNVVRASHLLNTLYKAIIEYDSGGEASEQAVALLFSLWTETVRPYLEIVDEWIVHGHLFDPAKEFIIQRNKDVPVNHRDFWYATYTLYSVSETVDNEEKLNDAASGSSGGDQASGSRQLTMVSFLKPVLKQIIMAGKSMQLLKNLDCKETEESGRSPRDAERKSLYALFLESVQSRLCSRDESPAETVTEQQATRRSLIKMQSIISQHLEMQDVHDPLLAINFARLYLEQSDFHERFSGGDFNVDRSSQSVTCQTFELTLRSCLYPHIERRYVECCGNLMKTLKKDYRLLGYLQAMRNYFLLEAGDTMYDFYTAIFDKVQEKESWQQLSFLNGQLQEAVGQRHPEDSSRLSIFLETIDPARKKHPVNNLEVLTLGYKVPWPVDIVISSECQKIYNQVFLLLLQIKWAKYSLDTLRFSDFTDVTKNPDGALGEEVKVKEPVNQQIHRMCLLRVKLMHFVNSLHNYIMTRILHSTGLEFQHQVQEAKDLDQLIKIHYRYLATIHDRCLLREKVSFVKEAIMKVLNLVLIFSERWQAGFGAWKIESIDKMESDFKNCHMFLVTILNKAVCRGSFPHLESLALSLMAGFEQC; translated from the exons ATGGCACACTGGACCGCTTTCGAaaaggagacggagagagaaacgAAGAGGCTGATCAGATGCATCGGCGGGGTCGAGGACGAAGAGGACCAGAACTTTCAGCTGGCACAGAAATTTGCCTGGACGAATTTCAG gtTTCATCGTTTCCTGGACGTGGACAGCCACAAAGTCCAACGCAGTCTGAGTGG AATCTATGAGAAGCTCATGGTCCACTCTGATGTGAGCAAAGCAGAGAGCTGGAAGAGGCTCACGGAGGAGTTCCTGAACTCCCCTTTACCGAATACGGAGGGAATAAAG AGCGACGCACACTACAGCGCCTTgtctctgctgctcttcttATCGGACTCGCCCTTAAACACGGACTTCACCGAGAGGCCCAGGGTGAAGGAGGCCG aagaagacaGCTTTGATTGGGCGAAATATCTGATGGAGGGTGAGGACGTAGACATTGGACCATACCCAGATACGCCT GAGTggtcagaggaggagagcgaggacgaCGACAGCCAGCAGCCGATCAGCAGAGAAGACTCTGGGATCCAGTGTGACAGAACGCCGCAGGAAGAccaggacaacaacaacaacaacaacaaggcggTTCCCGTTACCTGGACAG TGGGGGAGCCCGCCGCCCGGGTCTGGCTGGAGCAGCACGTCGTGACGCCGTACTGGGTTCCTCACGCTCCTCGCTTCCCTCACAGCTTACATCTACACTCCAACCTGCTCAATGTGTG GGATCAGCACCTGTACAACACGGACCCGCTGTATCTGCCCGAAGAAAAGGCCTTCGTCACCGAGACCCAAGTGATACGGGAGACTCTGTG GCTTCTCTCCGGGGTGAAGAAACACTTCATCTTCCAACACCACGATGGCAAAGTGTCGGTGAGGAGCAACGTGGTGGTAACTCATCTCACCAGT AACTGCCTGCGCTCCGTGCTGGAGCACATCGCCGTGTTCGGGCAGGCGGTGTTCCGGCTGCAGAGGTTCATCGACGAGGTGACGGGTCACGGCTCGGAGCCCAGCCCGCCGGGCCCCGCCTCCAAGAAGGGCGCCGAGCCCCCCTTCAGGACGTACCAGGCCTTCGTGTGGGCGCTCAACAAGTACTTCACCGGCTTCAAAGAGGAGCTGACCACCATCGAGAGGGAGGTCATATGCAATG ATGAGACTGTGACCCTGTCGGCGGTTCTAGACCGACTGAGCCCTCACTTGGCCCAGATCAAGGTGCTGCACAAAGTCTTCTGCACCGGGGTCGCCGAAGTCCCCCCCGAGACCCCCAACGTGGTGCGGGCCTCTCACCTGCTCAACACCCTGTACAAGGCCATCATAGAGTACGACAGCGGCGGGGAGGCGTCGGAGCAGGCG GTGGCCTTGCTGTTCTCCCTGTGGACGGAGACGGTCCGTCCCTACCTGGAGATCGTGGACGAGTGGATCGTTCACGGCCACCTGTTCGATCCCGCCAAGGAGTTCATCATCCAGAG GAACAAGGACGTGCCGGTGAACCACAGGGACTTCTGGTACGCCACCTACACCCTGTACAGCGTGTCGGAGACGGTGGACAACGAGGAGAAGCTGAACGACGCGGCCAGCGGGAGCTCCGGGGGGGATCAGGCCTCCGGCAGCAGGCAGCTCACCATGGTGTCCTTCCTCAAGCCCGTGCTCAAGCAGATCATCATGGCCGGCAAGTCCATGCAGCTGCTCAAAAATCTGGACTGCAAGGAGACCGAggagtccgggaggtcccccagag ATGCGGAGAGGAAGAGCTTGTACGCTCTGTTTCTGGAGTCGGTGCAGTCGCGCCTCTGCAGCCGGGACGAGTCTCCCGCGGAGACGGTCACCGAGCAACAGGCCACCAGGAGGAGCCTGATCAAGATGCAGTCCATCATCTCGCAGCACCTGGAGATGCAGGACGTGCACGACCCGCTGCTGGCCATCAACTTCGCCAG gctGTACCTGGAGCAGAGCGACTTCCACGAGCGTTTCTCCGGAGGCGACTTCAACGTGGACCGCTCGTCTCAGTCGGTCACGTGCCAGACCTTCGAGCTCACGCTGCGCTCCTGCCTCTACCCGCACATCGAGAGGCGCTACGTCGAGTGCTGCGGGAACCTCATGAAGACCCTGAAGAAGGACTACAG GCTGCTGGGATACCTCCAAGCCATGAGGAACTACTTCCTGCTGGAGGCCGGGGACACCATGTAcgacttctacacggccatcttTGACAAggtgcaggagaaggagagctgGCAGCAGCTGTCTTTCCTTAACGGTCAGCTGCAGGAGGCCGTGGGACAGCGCCACCCCGAGGACAGCAGCAG GTTGTCAATCTTCTTGGAGACCATCGACCCGGCCAGGAAGAAACACCCTGTGAACAATCTAGAAGTTCTTACGCTGGGCTACAAG GTTCCCTGGCCCGTTGACATCGTGATCAGCTCAGAGTGTCAGAAGATCTACAACCAGgtgttcctcctgctgctgcagatcaAATGGGCCAAATACAGCCTGGACACCCTCCGGTTCAGCG ACTTCACCGACGTCACCAAGAATCCGGATGGAGCTCTGGGCGAGGAGGTGAAGGTCAAGGAGCCGGTGAACCAGCAGATTCACCGGATGTGTCTGCTGAGGGTCAAGCTGATGCACTTTGTCAACAGCCTCCACAACTACATCATGACCAGG ATTCTGCACAGCACAGGACTGGAGTTTCAGCACCAAGTGCAGGAGGCAAAGGACCTGGACCAGCTGATCAAGATCCACTACAGATATTTGGCAACCATTCACGACCGCTGCCTCCTGAGGGAGAAG GTCAGTTTTGTGAAGGAGGCCATAATGAAGGTTCTCAATCTGGTCCTCATCTTCTCTGAACGGTGGCAGGCGGGATTCGGAGCCTGGAA AATCGAGTCCATCGATAAAATGGAATCCGATTTCAAAAACTGTCACATGTTCCTTGTGACGATTCTGAACAAGGCTGTGTGTCGGGGCTCCTTTCCTCATT TGGAGTCTCTGGCTCTGTCTCTCATGGCCGGCTTTGAGCAGTGCTGA
- the slc9a7 gene encoding LOW QUALITY PROTEIN: sodium/hydrogen exchanger 7 (The sequence of the model RefSeq protein was modified relative to this genomic sequence to represent the inferred CDS: inserted 2 bases in 1 codon), whose amino-acid sequence MDAPRPPKRRGASDSTTTTTTMMRKMMTVTTMWMLPCAASGLQAEDGMGELATEKEAEESHRQDSVNLLTFILLLTLTILTIWLFKHRRVRFLHETGLAMIYGLLVGVVLRYGIPATSYHNKTPPSCSLKEGPVSTVLLNVSGKFFEYTLKGEINSREIHNVEQNDMLRKVTFDPEVFFNILLPPIIFHAGYSLKKRHFFRNLGSIITYAFLGTAISCFVIGNLMYGVVKLMQMVGQLTDKFYYTDCLFFGAILSATDPVTVLAIFNDLHADGDLYALLFGESVMNDAVAIVLSSSIVAYQPSAANTHVFDAAAFFKSVGVFLGIFSGSFVMGAATAVVTALVTKFTKLHCFPLLETALFFLMSWSTFLLAEACGFTGVVAVLFCGITQAHYTHNNLSAESNTRTKQLFEVLHFLAENFIFSYMGLALFTFQNHIFSPIFIIGAFTAIFIGRAFNIYPLSFLLNLGRRHKIKGNFQHMMMFAGLRGAMAFALAIRDTATYARQMMFTTTLLIVFFTVWVFGGGTTPMLSWLHIRVGVDPDQDQQPSADSFQVLQGEGSEAEGLSRTKQESAWLFRLWYTFDHNYLKPILTHSGPPLTSTLPACCGPLASCLTSHRAYEDQLRDLNSEIFRNDGDLTFAFGDTSVTANGASGAGGXAAGVSGWSANGKRSGSTSEEALERELDSREQELLSRGTRLVFPIEDHI is encoded by the exons ATGGACGCGCCGCGGCCGCCGAAGCGGCGCGGAGCCTCCGACTCgaccacgacgacgacgacgatgatgaggaAAATGATGACGGTGACGACGATGTGGATGCTACCGTGCGCGGCGTCCGGTCTGCAGGCGGAGGACGGAATGGGAGAACTCGCCACGGAGAAGGAGGCTGAGGAAAGTCACCGACAGGACAGCGTGAACCTGCTGACGTTCATCCTGCTGCTGACCTTAACGATCCTCACCATCTGGCTCTTCAAGCACCGCAGGGTGCGCTTCCTGCACGAGACCGGGCTGGCGATGATCTACG GCCTGCTGGTGGGCGTCGTCCTGCGGTACGGCATCCCGGCCACCAGCTACCACAACAAGACGCCCCCCAGCTGCTCGCTGAAGGAGGGGCCCGTCAGCACCGTGCTGCTCAACGTCAGCGGCAAGTTCTTCGAGTACACCCTCAAGGGGGAGATCAACTCCAGGGAGATCCACAACGTGGAGCAGAACGACATGCTGCGCAAG gtgacctttgaccccgaggTGTTCTTCAACATTCTGCTGCCGCCGATTATTTTCCACGCCGGCTACAGTCTGAAGAAG AGACACTTCTTCAGGAatctgggctccatcatcacttATGCGTTTCTTGGCACCGCCATCTCATGCTTTGTCATCGG GAATCTGATGTACGGTGTGGTCAAACTCATGCAGATGGTCGGTCAGCTGACCGACAAGTTCTACTACACAGACTGCCTTTTCTTCGGGGCCATCCTCTCGGCCACGGACCCGG TGACGGTGTTGGCCATCTTCAATGACCTCCACGCTGACGGGGACCTCTACGCTCTGCTGTTTGGCGAAAGCGTGATGAACGACGCGGTGGCCATCGTCCTCTCATC GTCGATCGTTGCGTACCAGCCCAgcgcagcaaacacacacgtgttcgACGCCGCGGCCTTTTTCAAGTCGGTGGGGGTCTTCCTGGGCATTTTCAGCGGCTCCTTCGTGATGGGCGCCGCCACGGCGGTCGTCACCGCTCTC GTCACCAAGTTCACCAAACTGCACTGCTTCCCGCTGCTGGAGACGGCGCTCTTCTTCCTCATGTCCTGGAGCACCTTCCTGCTGGCCGAAGCCTGCGGCTTCACAG GCGTCGTGGCCGTGCTGTTCTGTGGCATCACGCAGGCTCACTACACCCACAACAACCTGTCTGCAGAGTCCAACACGCGCACCAAGCAg CTGTTCGAGGTCCTCCACTTCCTGGCTGAGAACTTCATCTTCTCCTACATGGGTTTGGCCCTCTTCACCTTCCAGAATCACATTTTCAGCCCCATCTTCATCATCGGGGCTTTT ACCGCCATATTCATTGGGCGAGCGTTCAACATCTACCCGCTGTCCTTCCTGCTCAACCTCGGCCGGAGGCACAAGATCAAAGGGAACTTCCAGCACATGATGATGTTCGCAG GTCTGCGAGGGGCGATGGCGTTCGCCCTGGCCATCCGGGACACGGCCACCTACGCCCGCCAGATGATGTTCACCACCACGCTGCTCATCGTCTTCTTCACCGTCTGGGTGTTCGGCGGCGGGACCACGCCCATGTTGTCATGGCTACACATCAG ggtggGCGTGGATCCCGACCAGGACCAGCAGCCCAGTGCAGACAGCTTCCAGGTCCTGCAGGGG gaggGCTCCGAGGCTGAAGGACTGAGCAGGACCAAGCAGGAGAGCGCGTGGCTCTTCAGGCTCTGGTACACCTTCGACCACAA TTACCTGAAGCCCATCCTGACCCACAGCGggccccccctcacctccacgCTGCCGGCCTGCTGCGGCCCGCTGGCCAGCTGCCTGACCAGCCACCGGGCCTACGAG gaCCAGCTGAGGGACCTCAACTCGGAAATCTTCCGAAACGACGGCGACCTCACCTTCGCGTTCGGGGACACCTCGGTCACGGCCAACGGGGCGTCCGGCGCCGGGGG CGCGGCCGGCGTCTCGGGCTGGAGCGCCAACGGGAAGCGGAGCGGCAGCACCTCGGAGGAGGCGCTGGAGCGCGAGCTGGACTCCCGCGAGCAGGAGCTGCTGAGCCGAGGCACGCGCCTGGTTTTCCCCATCGAGGACCACAtctga
- the chst7 gene encoding carbohydrate sulfotransferase 7 translates to MKRRLHKKYLVVILAYSALLLLVPYVLDYRDKSVQRAEQKLPQQQPRCPDLENSVALLWDNGYRVNGSDAAQPAGNRSQSRVHIYLHATWRTGSSFLGELFNQHPDAFYLYEPMWHIWQALYPGDAGSLQGAVRDMMNSLYRCDFSVLKLYAGSQNITTSFIFGWKMNKVICSEPLCDAHRRHDIGLVKEDRCAKCPKRDIRELERECKKYPVMVIKGVRVLDLNTLVPLMRDPEINLQVVQLFRDPRAVHNSRLKSKQALVKESIQVLRSKKQTDKYKRLLVPNNRVNRAESYVSSAMELICDNWLGDMMLVANAPPWLRRNYLRVRYEDLVLHPMEELQRLLRFSNLTTSAALEKFALNMTHGQGYSSDRPFLISSRDAKGAIYAWRERLSVEQIHQVEAYCSEVMRQLGYGRNHVDKSP, encoded by the coding sequence ATGAAGAGGAGGTTACATAAGAAATACTTGGTTGTGATCCTGGCATACtcggctctgctgctgctggtcccCTACGTGCTGGACTACCGGGACAAATCCGTGCAGCGCGCCGAGCAGAAGCTGCCGCAGCAACAGCCGCGATGCCCGGACCTGGAGAACTCCGTGGCGCTGCTGTGGGATAACGGTTACCGGGTTAACGGCAGCGACGCGGCGCAGCCCGCCGGCAACCGGAGCCAGTCGCGGGTCCACATCTACCTGCACGCCACCTGGAGGACCGGCTCCTCGTTCCTGGGGGAGTTGTTCAACCAGCACCCCGACGCGTTCTACCTGTACGAGCCGATGTGGCACATCTGGCAGGCTCTGTACCCGGGGGACGCGGGCAGCCTGCAGGGCGCGGTGCGCGACATGATGAACAGCCTGTACCGCTGCGACTTCTCCGTCCTCAAGCTGTACGCCGGCTCGCAGAACATCACCACGTCCTTCATCTTCGGCTGGAAGATGAACAAGGTGATCTGCTCGGAGCCGCTGTGCGACGCGCACCGGCGCCACGACATCGGGCTGGTGAAGGAGGACCGCTGCGCCAAGTGCCCGAAGCGGGACATcagggagctggagagggagTGCAAGAAGTACCCGGTGATGGTGATCAAAGGGGTGCGCGTGTTGGACCTGAACACGCTGGTGCCTCTGATGAGGGACCCCGAGATAAACCTCCAGGTCGTCCAGCTCTTCAGGGACCCGAGGGCCGTGCACAACTCCCGGCTCAAGTCCAAGCAGGCCCTGGTGAAGGAGAGCATCCAGGTGCTGCGCAGCAAGAAGCAGACCGACAAGTACAAGCGGCTCCTCGTCCCGAACAACCGGGTGAACCGGGCCGAGAGCTACGTCTCCAGCGCCATGGAGCTCATCTGCGACAACTGGCTCGGGGACATGATGCTGGTGGCCAACGCGCCTCCCTGGCTGAGGAGGAACTACCTGCGGGTCCGCTACGAGGACCTGGTGCTGCACCCGATGGAGGAGCTCCAGAGGCTGCTCCGCTTCTCCAACCTCACCACCTCCGCGGCCCTGGAGAAGTTCGCGCTGAACATGACGCACGGCCAGGGTTACTCCTCGGACAGGCCGTTCCTCATTTCGTCCAGGGACGCCAAGGGGGCGATATACGCCTGGAGGGAGAGGCTCAGCGTGGAGCAGATCCACCAGGTGGAGGCCTACTGCAGCGAGGTCATGAGGCAGCTCGGGTACGGGAGGAACCACGTGGACAAAAGCCCGTGA